One region of Fragaria vesca subsp. vesca linkage group LG4, FraVesHawaii_1.0, whole genome shotgun sequence genomic DNA includes:
- the LOC101313306 gene encoding uncharacterized hydrolase YugF-like, which produces MGATPTFQRGLTVCCSDAFPSFLPKQVHHIKDSSARKLAARIERLPVSFGEDCVMSSCVKPLVHRETSPVVLLHGFDSSCLEWRYTYPLLEEAGLETWAVDVLGWGFSDLERLPSCSVASKRDHLFQLWKSYIKKPMVLVGPSLGAAVAIDFATSYPEAVERLVLIDASVYTEGTENQPTLSKMLAYFGAFILKSFPLRFYVNFLCFFTDIPLSTKVDWTNIGRLHCLFPWWEDALVDFMMSGVYNVSAQIEQVKQRTLIIWGEEDQIISNKLGVRLHSELPNAIIRQIPDCGHLPHVERPSSVVKLIVEFVQEAKCKEVEYTSQL; this is translated from the exons ATGGGAGCCACTCCCACATTCCAAAGAGGCCTCACTGTTTGCTGCTCCGACGCATTCCCTTCTTTCCTCCCCAAACAAGTCCACCACATCAAAGACTCATCTGCCCGGAAACTCGCCGCACGTATCGAGAGGCTCCCG GTGAGTTTTGGTGAGGACTGTGTAATGAGCAGCTGCGTGAAGCCGTTGGTACACAGGGAGACGAGCCCGGTGGTTCTTCTGCATGGTTTTGATAG CTCATGTTTAGAATGGAGATACACTTATCCGTTGCTTGAGGAAGCCGGCCTCGAGACTTGGGCTGTTGACGTTCTTGGTTGGGGTTTCTCTGATTTAG AAAGACTTCCTTCATGTAGCGTGGCCTCGAAGCGTGACCATTTGTTTCAG CTTTGGAAGTCCTACATTAAAAAGCCGATGGTATTGGTTGGACCAAGCCTTGGTGCTGCTGTTGCTATTGACTTTGCAACCAGCTATCCAGAAGCA GTTGAAAGGCTAGTTTTGATTGATGCAAGTGTGTATACAGAAGGCACTGAAAACCAACCAACCTTGTCTAAAATGTTAGCCTATTTTGGA GCATTTATATTGAAGAGTTTCCCTTTGCGCTTTTATGTCAACTTTTTGTGCTTTTTCACTGACATACCGTTGAGTACCAAAGTAGACTGGACAAAT ATTGGCCGCTTGCATTGCTTGTTTCCTTGGTGGGAGGATGCACTTGTGGATTTCATGATGAGTGGGGTGTATAATGTTAGTGCCCAGATAGAACAG GTAAAGCAGAGGACACTTATCATATGGGGTGAGGAAGACCAGATTATTAGCAACAAGCTTGGAGTG AGATTGCACTCTGAGCTGCCAAATGCTATCATACGACAAATACCAGATTGCGGACACCTTCCTCATGTAGAAAGACCGAGCTCTGTTGTGAAATTGATTGTGGAATTTGTTCAAGAAGCCAAGTGCAAAGAGGTTGAATATACTTCTCAGTTATGA
- the LOC101313207 gene encoding glucan endo-1,3-beta-glucosidase-like: MAPILLLLVLFMPALQITGAQSAGVCYGRNGNNLPSDTEVVDLYKSNGIGRMRIYEPNQATLEALRGSNIELMVTILNNNLQALTDAAAATDWVQKNVQPYSADVKFKYIAVGNEVHPDAAEAKYLLPAIQNIQNAVTAANLQGQIKVSTAIDTTFLLPDFVLPSNGAFSDAANSFITPIITFLSNNGAPLLVNIYPYFAYIGDPVNIKLEYALFTSPGVELQDGSNGYQNIFDALLDTHYSALEKAGAPNMAIVVSESGWPSEGGDAATTGNAGTYYSKLINHVKTGTPKRPNGAIETYLFAMFDENLKDGAEVEKHFGIFSPNKQPKYQLTFG, from the exons ATGGCTCCCATATTGCTGCTCCTTGTTCTGTTTATGCCTGCTCTACAGATAACAG GTGCACAATCTGCGGGTGTCTGCTATGGACGAAATGGCAACAATTTACCTTCTGATACAGAAGTTGTTGATTTGTACAAAAGCAATGGAATTGGAAGGATGAGGATTTATGAGCCAAACCAAGCAACCTTGGAAGCCCTTAGAGGTTCCAACATAGAACTCATGGTCACCATCCTCAACAACAACCTGCAAGCGCTTACTGATGCTGCAGCAGCTACAGATTGGGTCCAGAAAAATGTGCAACCCTACTCGGCTGATGTCAAGTTCAAGTACATTGCCGTTGGAAATGAAGTACACCCTGATGCTGCAGAAGCTAAATATCTTCTTCCTGCCATACAGAATATTCAGAATGCGGTAACAGCTGCTAATCTACAAGGCCAAATCAAAGTTTCAACAGCAATAGATACAACATTTTTACTCCCTGACTTTGTCCTTCCTTCAAATGGGGCATTCAGCGATGCTGCAAATTCATTCATTACCCCAATTATCACCTTTTTGAGCAACAATGGAGCACCACTTCTTGTCAATATATACCCCTACTTCGCCTATATTGGTGACCCAGTTAACATAAAACTAGAATATGCCTTGTTCACTTCACCAGGGGTAGAACTACAGGATGGTAGTAACGGGTACCAGAACATCTTTGATGCTCTCTTGGACACTCATTACTCTGCTCTTGAAAAAGCAGGGGCTCCCAATATGGCGATAGTTGTATCCGAGAGTGGTTGGCCATCTGAAGGTGGTGATGCTGCAACTACTGGTAATGCAGGAACTTACTACAGCAAATTGATCAATCATGTGAAGACCGGGACTCCAAAGAGACCAAATGGAGCTATTGAAACTTATCTGTTTGCCATGTTTGATGAAAACCTGAAGGATGGTGCAGAAGTTGAGAAACATTTTGGTATCTTCTCCCCTAACAAACAGCCCAAGTACCAACTCACCTTTGGCTAG
- the LOC101312719 gene encoding glucan endo-1,3-beta-glucosidase-like protein 2-like isoform 1: MAALVYVVLFLALTGHSSKPQLLLLPVFHNFDLIIAHVKVANHYNPFFFSIKVSVFNMFCFNLIVKVSFFFNLRKRVTETDGLDELGFVETGATYCLCKDGVSDANLQKALDYACGAGADCSPILSSGTCYNPNTIKDHCNWAVNSYFQKKGQTPLSCDFAGTATQSQTPPTTSSTCVYPSSASNSTTNSTTTTPSTTPSTTPTTGTTPTATPTNGTTTGTTTPSTTPSVFGISPTSSFTDSSPGLAPHFIAAAATLCFSAFLLLWG, encoded by the exons ATGGCTGCTTTAGTGTATGTAGTGCTTTTCTTGGCCCTCACTGGCCATTCAAGTAAGCCACAGCTCCTTCTTTTACCTGTTTTTCATAACTTTGATCTTATTATTGCTCATGTGAAGGTTGCAAATCACTACAACCCTTTTTTTTTTTCAATCAAAGTTTCAGTCTTTAATATGTTTTGCTTCAATTTGATAGTGAAAGTTTCTTTCTTTTTCAATTTGAGAAAAAGGGTCACTGAAACTGATGGTCTTGATGAACTGGGTTTTGTGGAAACAGGTGCTACTTATTGCTTGTGTAAAGATGGGGTTAGTGATGCTAATCTTCAGAAGGCACTGGACTATGCTTGTGGAGCTGGAGCTGACTGTTCACCAATCCTTTCAAGCGGTACGTGTTACAACCCCAACACAATCAAAGATCACTGCAACTGGGCTGTTAATAGCTACTTCCAGAAAAAGGGTCAAACCCCATTGAGCTGTGACTTTGCTGGAACTGCCACTCAGAGCCAAACTCCTCCAA CCACAAGTTCCACTTGTGTTTATCCTTCAAGTGCCAG TAATTCCACCACAAACTCAACCACCACAACTCCAAGCACAACACCAAGCACTACTCCAACCACAGGCACAACCCCAACCGCAACTCCAACCAACGGCACGACCACGGGTACAACAACCCCCAGTACAACTCCATCAGTCTTTGGAATAAGCCCAACGAGTTCTTTCACTGATTCAAGCCCTGGTTTAGCTCCTCACTTCATCGCAGCAGCAGCAACTCTCTGCTTTTCCGCATTTTTGTTGCTATGGGGTTGA
- the LOC101313014 gene encoding uncharacterized protein LOC101313014, translating to MSNKKLCHIDCPDWASLHGALVYLLLDKLLEPIDHVRFAAVCKEWGAVSEDYNEAKHRWCKKRLLPMLLISSAESEEKLELYSIAERKVYSNIELALPYRKSMRCFGSNHDSGGWLIVVDIVEAESPYLDITLVNPFRKEVPPIHLPRLVPGSPFNYLSEQGLKVILSGDPTLNPDSFVVLAIIPYTDNVSYIKGLNSVWVFWGYGFGSTDAIVNKSKIYSVSRGHGFGRRILFLDVDQAKTNMFYLPEPLFRSPGKLYLVESAQGDLLLVQRVMEPKKNVNGLHHNKELWTSSFVIHKATFIKRDEKVDGPCSPLRLRGCSLILGDGDRSAAVQLNQVESIGDEVLFVGNNYSFSVLASDYPGTCQPNSIYYTDDSMEIELDGDAPYDMGIFNLADKSITPLCSSLNHSKRIIQPPFWTIPPFSGLW from the coding sequence ATGTCTAACAAGAAGCTCTGTCATATAGACTGCCCAGATTGGGCAAGTCTTCACGGAGCCCTTGTTTATCTGTTGCTGGACAAGTTGTTGGAACCCATTGACCATGTTCGCTTTGCAGCAGTTTGCAAAGAGTGGGGTGCAGTTTCAGAAGATTATAATGAAGCAAAGCACCGTTGGTGTAAAAAGAGGTTACTTCCGATGCTCTTGATCTCATCTGCTGAATCCGAAGAAAAGCTAGAACTGTACAGCATTGCCGAAAGAAAAGTCTACAGCAACATTGAGTTAGCATTGCCTTATAGGAAGTCTATGAGGTGTTTTGGCTCCAACCACGACAGTGGTGGTTGGTTGATTGTGGTAGATATAGTTGAGGCTGAGTCGCCATATTTAGATATAACTCTCGTGAACCCTTTCAGAAAAGAAGTGCCACCCATTCATCTTCCTCGTCTTGTTCCTGGTTCTCCATTCAACTATCTATCTGAACAAGGCCTGAAGGTCATATTATCTGGTGATCCCACATTGAACCCTGACAGTTTTGTGGTTTTAGCAATCATTCCATACACTGACAACGTGTCTTACATAAAGGGACTAAACAGTGTTTGGGTTTTTTGGGGATATGGATTTGGCAGTACCGATGCTATAGTTAATAAGAGCAAGATTTACTCGGTTTCTCGGGGACATGGATTTGGGAGAAGGATTCTTTTTTTGGATGTTGATCAGGCTAAAACAAACATGTTCTATCTTCCTGAACCACTATTTCGTTCACCAGGTAAGCTCTATCTTGTAGAATCAGCACAGGGAGACCTGTTGCTTGTTCAAAGAGTTATGGAACCGAAGAAGAATGTGAACGGTTTGCATCACAATAAAGAACTTTGGACCAGCAGCTTCGTTATTCACAAGGCGACGTTCATCAAGAGAGACGAAAAGGTAGACGGACCATGTAGTCCACTACGCTTACGAGGGTGTTCGTTAATTCTAGGTGATGGAGATCGTTCAGCGGCGGTTCAGCTAAACCAGGTAGAGAGCATTGGAGATGAGGTTTTGTTTGTAGGCAACAACTATTCGTTCTCGGTTTTGGCTTCGGACTATCCTGGGACGTGTCAACCCAATTCCATATACTACACAGATGATTCCATGGAAATTGAACTCGATGGAGACGCGCCATATGACATGGGGATCTTCAACCTAGCGGATAAAAGCATCACACCACTTTGTTCTTCTCTAAATCATTCCAAGAGGATTATCCAGCCACCGTTTTGGACAATCCCACCATTTAGTGGACTCTGGTAG
- the LOC101312433 gene encoding erlin-2-like: MDQQQQQRVGAPQFRPPPPGQGGGGGGESSSILFVLVGFLAIFSMLVLPSVSTISNSFSILHQVPEGHVGVYWRGGALLKTITDPGFHLKLPLITQYEPVQVTLQTDQVKDIPCGTKGGVMINFEKIEVVNRLRKEYVYETLLNYGVHYDNTWIYDKIHHEINQFCSSNSLQDVYIDVFDQIDEKMKDALQVDCTKYAPGIEIINVRVTKPKIPDSIRRNFEQMEEERTKVLIAIERQRVVEKEAETRKKMAISEAEKNANVSKILMEQKLMEKDSSRRQEEIENAMYLAREKSLADADFYKVMREAEANKLKLTPQFLELKFIEAIADNTKIFFGDKVPNMVLDQRLLGNFLKVSREVAKDVSKKTIEEANADNGESGNPEVEYA; encoded by the exons ATGGATCAGCAGCAGCAGCAGAGAGTAGGAGCTCCTCAGTTTCGTCCTCCGCCTCCGGGCCAAGGCGGTGGCGGCGGCGGTGAATCCTCCTCCATTCTCTTCGTCCTCGTCGGTTTCCTCGCCATCTTCTCTATG CTAGTGCTGCCATCCGTATCAACCATTAGCAATAGCTTTTCAATTTTGCACCAAGTCCCGGAAGGTCATGTTGGGGTTTATTGGAGGGGAGGTGCTCTTTTGAAGACTATTACAGATCCAG GGTTTCATCTCAAGTTGCCTCTGATAACCCAGTATGAACCTGTTCAAGTCACCCTTCAGACCGATCAA GTGAAGGACATTCCTTGTGGTACAAAAGGGGGTGTCATGATCAACTTTGAGAAGATTGAG GTTGTAAACAGGCTGCGTAAGGAATATGTGTATGAGACACTTCTCAATTATGGTGTACACTATGACAATACATGGATCTACGACAAAATTCATCATGAGATCAATCAGTTCTGCAGCTCGAATTCTCTTCAAGATGTCTATATTGATGTGTTTGATCAG ATTGATGAGAAGATGAAAGACGCTCTTCAGGTTGACTGTACCAAATATGCCCCAGGTATCGAAATCATCAACGTGCGTGTCACAAAGCCGAAGATCCCTGATAGTATCAGACGAAACTTTGAGCAGATGGAGGAAGAGCGGACCAAG GTCTTAATTGCTATAGAGCGACAGAGAGTGGTGGAGAAAGAAGCAGAAACCCGGAAGAAGATGGCTATCAGTGAGGCTGAGAAGAATGCTAATGTCAGTAAGATTCTCATGGAACAGAAGTTGATGGAGAAAGATAGTTCCAGGAGGCAGGAAGAAATCGAAAATGCCATGTATCTAGCTCGGGAGAAGAGTCTTGCAGATGCTGATTTCTACAA AGTTATGAGAGAAGCTGAAGCAAACAAGTTGAAGCTCACTCCACAGTTCCTTGAGCTTAAGTTTATCGAGGCCATTGCTGATAATACAAAAATCTTCTTTGGGGACAAG GTTCCCAATATGGTTCTAGATCAGAGGTTGCTGGGGAACTTCTTGAAGGTTTCCAGAGAGGTGGCCAAAGATGTATCCAAAAAAACGATCGAGGAAGCTAATGCAGACAATGGAGAAAGTGGTAACCCTGAAGTTGAATATGCCTAG
- the LOC101312719 gene encoding glucan endo-1,3-beta-glucosidase-like protein 2-like isoform 2 produces MAALVYVVLFLALTGHSSATYCLCKDGVSDANLQKALDYACGAGADCSPILSSGTCYNPNTIKDHCNWAVNSYFQKKGQTPLSCDFAGTATQSQTPPTTSSTCVYPSSASNSTTNSTTTTPSTTPSTTPTTGTTPTATPTNGTTTGTTTPSTTPSVFGISPTSSFTDSSPGLAPHFIAAAATLCFSAFLLLWG; encoded by the exons ATGGCTGCTTTAGTGTATGTAGTGCTTTTCTTGGCCCTCACTGGCCATTCAA GTGCTACTTATTGCTTGTGTAAAGATGGGGTTAGTGATGCTAATCTTCAGAAGGCACTGGACTATGCTTGTGGAGCTGGAGCTGACTGTTCACCAATCCTTTCAAGCGGTACGTGTTACAACCCCAACACAATCAAAGATCACTGCAACTGGGCTGTTAATAGCTACTTCCAGAAAAAGGGTCAAACCCCATTGAGCTGTGACTTTGCTGGAACTGCCACTCAGAGCCAAACTCCTCCAA CCACAAGTTCCACTTGTGTTTATCCTTCAAGTGCCAG TAATTCCACCACAAACTCAACCACCACAACTCCAAGCACAACACCAAGCACTACTCCAACCACAGGCACAACCCCAACCGCAACTCCAACCAACGGCACGACCACGGGTACAACAACCCCCAGTACAACTCCATCAGTCTTTGGAATAAGCCCAACGAGTTCTTTCACTGATTCAAGCCCTGGTTTAGCTCCTCACTTCATCGCAGCAGCAGCAACTCTCTGCTTTTCCGCATTTTTGTTGCTATGGGGTTGA